A single Triticum dicoccoides isolate Atlit2015 ecotype Zavitan chromosome 2A, WEW_v2.0, whole genome shotgun sequence DNA region contains:
- the LOC119359586 gene encoding protein transport protein Sec61 subunit gamma-like, which translates to MDVIDSMVDPLREFAKDSVRLIKRCHKPDRKDLTLIGRAEFTKVAARTVIGFLVMGFVGFFVKLIFIPINNIIVGSG; encoded by the exons ATGGACGTCATCGACTCCATGGTGGACCCCCTCCGCGAGTTCGCCAAGGACAGCGTCCGCCTCATCAAGCGCTGCCACAAGCCCGACCGCAAGG ATCTGACGCTGATTGGGCGCGCGGAGTTCACCAAGGTGGCGGCGCGGACGGTGATCGGGTTCCTCGTCATGGGGTTCGTCGGCTTCTTTGTCAAGCTCATCTTCATCCCCATCAACAACATCATCGTCGGCTCCGGCTAG